In Zunongwangia profunda SM-A87, the following proteins share a genomic window:
- a CDS encoding TonB-dependent receptor plug domain-containing protein, producing MKKNLQTLKKPVLLFFLLWFGVVQKGFAQETITVTGNITSAGELQEALPFINVLVQGTNKGTTTDFDGNYSIEVAPDATLIFSYLGYKTKTLKVDGRTEINIQLEEDVAGLDEVLITGYTSQDKKSITGAISNITSEDIEKVHGGATVSSGLAGKIPGVSFRMNDGRPGASASIQIRNMGDPLYVIDGVQQDAGQFNNLSPNDIASITVLKDASAAIYGVRAANGVVVVTTKK from the coding sequence ATGAAAAAAAATTTACAAACACTTAAAAAGCCTGTTTTGCTATTTTTTCTGTTGTGGTTTGGCGTAGTTCAAAAAGGTTTTGCGCAAGAGACAATTACCGTTACAGGAAATATAACCTCAGCCGGAGAATTGCAGGAAGCATTACCTTTTATTAATGTTCTTGTTCAGGGGACTAATAAAGGAACCACAACCGATTTTGATGGAAACTACAGTATAGAGGTTGCTCCAGATGCCACCCTTATATTTAGTTATCTGGGATATAAGACAAAAACGCTTAAGGTGGATGGACGTACCGAAATAAATATCCAGTTAGAAGAAGATGTTGCGGGGCTGGACGAAGTACTTATAACCGGATATACTTCTCAGGATAAAAAATCGATTACCGGTGCAATTTCAAACATTACCAGTGAGGATATAGAAAAAGTTCATGGAGGAGCGACCGTTTCTTCTGGTCTTGCCGGTAAAATTCCCGGAGTAAGCTTTAGAATGAATGATGGACGTCCCGGTGCAAGTGCATCCATCCAAATTCGTAATATGGGAGATCCATTATATGTAATAGACGGAGTGCAACAGGATGCCGGTCAATTTAATAATCTTTCACCTAATGATATCGCGAGTATTACGGTGCTAAAAGATGCCTCGGCCGCTATTTATGGGGTTAGGGCGGCAAACGGAGTGGTGGTGGTTACCACCAAAAAGTAA